One Kwoniella pini CBS 10737 chromosome 11, complete sequence DNA segment encodes these proteins:
- a CDS encoding iron donor protein CyaY, which translates to MIPSSSRATQSLKSFRLFTQKLRPNNNTIIPPNYIHLGQFRSSIPSHSTSSFSLKTRNFSNSSRRYTEQGEKPASTLSPEEYEKVSERDMDTLHENLEIYVEEFGANDWEVEYSSGVMTLSLPPNGTYVINKQPPNLQIWMSSPFSGPSRFDYKTGKGWVHHRNDEVKFKELVESELKRLLEKSGGDVEGWQGTGL; encoded by the exons atgATTCCTTCGTCTTCTCGTGCAACGCAATCGCTCAAATCTTTTCGACTTTTCACGCAAAAGTTAAGGCCGAATAACAATACCATAATCCCACCCAATTACATACATCTCGGTCAGTTTCGATCAAGTATACCGTCACACTCAACTTCATCGTTTTCTCTCAAAACTAGAAActtctcaaattcaagtcGAAGGTATACTGAACAAGGCGAAAAACC TGCATCTACATTATCTCCCgaagaatatgaaaaagTCTCAGAGAGAGATATGGATACTTTACATGagaatttggaaatatACGTAGAAGAATTCGGAGCGAACGATTGGGAAGTGGAGTATAGT TCCGGAGTAATGACCCTTTCACTTCCACCAAATGGAACATATGTAATCAATAAACAACCTccaaatcttcaaatatgGATGTCTTCCCCGTTTTCAGGTCCATCGCGATTCGATTATAAGACAGGGAAAGGATGGGTACATCAtagaaatgatgaagtgaAATTCAAGGAACTTGTAGAATCGGAATTGAAAAGGTTGTTAGAAAAATCTGGAGGGGATGTAGAAGGGTGGCAAGGAACTGGATTATAG